In Parasteatoda tepidariorum isolate YZ-2023 chromosome 2, CAS_Ptep_4.0, whole genome shotgun sequence, one DNA window encodes the following:
- the LOC107445413 gene encoding uncharacterized protein isoform X2, protein MIEFYKCAVIFMTVNLVFSVSIRARNVSKIFDEQSENASQTIRISSEKAPSLGFENKSFHSLHEKNENGSYAPKNDSENALLLGLKNDNFYEPECDCGFGSNGCHYNVYGEKVCDCSFNYAEKNGKCEYCYCGILAISCTFENNKRKCLCESNYAQNAYNECVRCDCGYNAEGCHFDGFSKVCTCREGYIINYGKCELNVTSGWRIATYIESAIFALIIFVCTIMICCKRFAPQISFMYWIADSMIRT, encoded by the exons ATGATTGAGTTTTATAAATGTGCCGTAATTTTCATGACAGTAAATTTGGTTTTCTCAGTTTCTATTCGGGCGAGAAACGtttccaaaatttttgatgagCAGAGCGAAAATGCATCGCAAACAATTAGGATTTCTTCTGAAAAAGCGCCATCATTAGGATTTGAAAATAAGAGCTTTCATAGTTTGC ATGAAAAGAATGAAAACGGATCGTATGCACCTAAAAACGATTCTGAAAATGCATTGTTACTTGGACTGAAAAATGATAACTTTTATGAACCGG aatgtGACTGTGGATTCGGTTCAAATGGATGTCACTATAATGTTTATGGAGAAAAAGTTTGTGACTGCAGTTTTAACTATGCTGAAAAAAATGGCAAGTGCGAAT acTGTTATTGTGGAATCCTAGCTATCTCATGCACcttcgaaaataataaaaggaagtGTTTATGTGAGTCAAATTATGCTCAAAATGCTTACAATGAATGTGTAA GATGTGATTGTGGATATAATGCAGAAGGATGCCATTTCGATGGATTCTCGAAGGTGTGCACTTGTAGAGAGGGGTACATAATTAACTATGGTAAATGCGAAT TGAATGTAACTAGTGGATGGAGAATTGCCACTTACATTGAATCTGCGATATTTGCCCTCATTATCTTCGTCTGTACTATCATGATTTGCTGCAAAAG GTTTGCACCACAGATCTCTTTTATGTACTGGATTGCTGATTCAATGATTCGAACTTGA
- the LOC107445413 gene encoding uncharacterized protein isoform X4 translates to MIEFYKCAVIFMTVNLVFSVSIRARNVSKIFDEQSENASQTIRISSEKAPSLGFENKSFHSLHEKNENGSYAPKNDSENALLLGLKNDNFYEPECDCGFGSNGCHYNVYGEKVCDCSFNYAEKNGKCEYCYCGILAISCTFENNKRKCLCESNYAQNAYNECVRCDCGYNAEGCHFDGFSKVCTCREGYIINYGKCELNVTSGWRIATYIESAIFALIIFVCTIMICCKSEYE, encoded by the exons ATGATTGAGTTTTATAAATGTGCCGTAATTTTCATGACAGTAAATTTGGTTTTCTCAGTTTCTATTCGGGCGAGAAACGtttccaaaatttttgatgagCAGAGCGAAAATGCATCGCAAACAATTAGGATTTCTTCTGAAAAAGCGCCATCATTAGGATTTGAAAATAAGAGCTTTCATAGTTTGC ATGAAAAGAATGAAAACGGATCGTATGCACCTAAAAACGATTCTGAAAATGCATTGTTACTTGGACTGAAAAATGATAACTTTTATGAACCGG aatgtGACTGTGGATTCGGTTCAAATGGATGTCACTATAATGTTTATGGAGAAAAAGTTTGTGACTGCAGTTTTAACTATGCTGAAAAAAATGGCAAGTGCGAAT acTGTTATTGTGGAATCCTAGCTATCTCATGCACcttcgaaaataataaaaggaagtGTTTATGTGAGTCAAATTATGCTCAAAATGCTTACAATGAATGTGTAA GATGTGATTGTGGATATAATGCAGAAGGATGCCATTTCGATGGATTCTCGAAGGTGTGCACTTGTAGAGAGGGGTACATAATTAACTATGGTAAATGCGAAT TGAATGTAACTAGTGGATGGAGAATTGCCACTTACATTGAATCTGCGATATTTGCCCTCATTATCTTCGTCTGTACTATCATGATTTGCTGCAAAAG tgagTATGAATAG